A genomic segment from Aspergillus puulaauensis MK2 DNA, chromosome 1, nearly complete sequence encodes:
- a CDS encoding putative ubiquitin conjugating enzyme (UbcC) (COG:O;~EggNog:ENOG410PFTE;~InterPro:IPR016135,IPR023313,IPR000608;~PFAM:PF00179), which produces MAERILMNEFKALSQEPWVNLGLKNDDIFNWTIGLIVLNPDSLFYGGYFKAAMKFPANYPYSPPEFRFLRPLYHPNIYTDGKLCISILHSPGDDEMSGELASERWSPAQRVESVLISILSLLDDAEVSSPANVDAGVLLRKEPEQYKEKVRKCVEDSKADIPEGFEMPTHESTIKSAPSKAVLHDDSDFWAESDADDDMFNGSGSDQEEIDSDAFEQGDESASDDE; this is translated from the exons ATGGCTGAGCGTATTCTGATGAACGAGTTCAAGGCTCTCTCGCAAGAGCCGTGGGTGAATCTCGGACTGAAGAACGACGACATCTTCAACTGGACCATCGGTCTCATCGTGCTGAACCCAGACTCCCTATTCTACGGCGGCTATTTCAAAGCGGCCATGAAGTTCCCTGCAAACTACCCATACTCGCCGCCAG AAttccgcttcctccgccCCCTCTACCACCCAAACATCTACACCGACGGGAAACTCTGCATCTCAATCCTCCACTCCcccggcgacgacgaaatGTCCGGCGAACTCGCCTCCGAGCGCTGGTCCCCCGCCCAGCGCGTCGAATCCGTGCTGATCTCAATCCTGTCCCTGCTCGACGACGCCGAGGTCTCGTCCCCCGCAAACGTCGACGCGGGCGTTCTCCTCCGCAAGGAACCCGAGCAGTATAAAGAGAAGGTGCGCAAATGCGTTGAGGACTCCAAGGCCGATATCCCCGAGGGCTTTGAGATGCCGACGCACGAAAGCACGATCAAGAGCGCGCCCAGTAAGGCGGTTCTGCACGACGACTCGGACTTTTGGGCGGAGAGCGATGCCGACGATGATATGTTTaatgggagtgggagtgatCAGGAGGAAATTGACTCTGATGCGTTTGAGCAGGGGGATGAGTCGGCGAGTGATGATGAGTAA
- a CDS encoding uncharacterized protein (COG:S;~EggNog:ENOG410PTTN;~TransMembrane:1 (o221-241i)) — MSTPMMSPPLLTTTRTFEDTGSYGRHNIPVSTTCYPFTQEYSTGVLPLASEAAYAHSPPGYPAPNQEDLSNLNGLCWTAELDQLGDPGLLSPDWEIDAHDESIPSQPAATISTSTYAASLPEEKKNNIPKAYPSPINTFPSSAQYPVYLSLLHSIDHTIQFSQACKSPSAISEHMSLSMSMSMSTTPTLDSTLVASQRYLTTLLQITESPGFTQPYNEEHLLFSVALDKMILLLSLGYAEFRRRMEIYKTMGMGMGWARYGAFEMDVVEQMALCRRVFVEEVKRARVCLGRLVEAMGYISIPASGSVSVSMSVSVSVSSSPGRHEGLCEEMRRRLEGLLDELERDQSIQGVHLVG, encoded by the coding sequence atgTCGACCCCGATGATGTCCCCTCCGCTTCTCACGACAACTCGTACATTTGAAGACACTGGGTCCTACGGACGACATAATATACCGGTCTCTACGACTTGTTATCCATTCACCCAGGAGTACTCGACCGGCGTGCTCCCGCTCGCGAGCGAAGCAGCCTACGCCCATTCACCACCAGGCTATCCTGCCCCGAATCAAGAAGATCTATCCAACCTGAACGGCCTGTGTTGGACAGCAGAGCTCGATCAGCTGGGCGATCCGGGTCTTCTAAGCCCTGACTGGGAGATTGACGCGCACGACGAATCCATACCCTCCCAGCCCGCAGCCACCATATCTACATCAACCTACGCAGCCTCTCTCccagaggaaaagaagaataaCATCCCAAAGGCATACCCATCCCCAATCAACACATTTCCCTCTTCCGCGCAGTACCCTGTATacctcagcctcctccacaGCATCGACCACACGATCCAGTTCTCGCAGGCCTGCAAGTCTCCCAGCGCGATATCAGAACACATGTCCCTGTCCATGTCGATGTCAATGTCCACAACACCCACGCTAGATTCCACCCTCGTCGCCAGCCAGCGATACCTCACAACTCTGCTCCAGATCACCGAGAGCCCCGGCTTCACGCAGCCCTACAACGAGGAACACCTGCTCTTCTCGGTGGCGCTGGACAAGATGATACTCCTGTTAAGTCTTGGCTACGCGGAGTTCAGGCGGAGGATGGAGATATACAAGACcatggggatggggatggggtggGCCCGGTACGGCGCGTTTGAGATGGATGTTGTGGAGCAGATGGCGCTTTGCCGGAGGGTTTTTGTCGAAGAGGTTAAACGGGCGAGGGTTTGCTTGGGGAGATTGGTGGAGGCGATGGGGTATATCTCGATTCCTGCGTCTGGATCTGTGTCTGTTTCTatgtctgtgtctgtgtctgtgtctTCGTCGCCTGGGAGACATGAGGGGCTGTgtgaggagatgaggaggaggcttgAGGGTTTGCTGGATGAGCTTGAACGGGACCAGAGTATTCAGGGTGTGCATTTGGTTGGGTGA
- a CDS encoding sodium:solute symporter family protein (COG:P;~EggNog:ENOG410PHHN;~InterPro:IPR001734,IPR038377,IPR031155;~PFAM:PF00474;~TransMembrane:15 (o12-32i52-72o92-110i137-157o169-186i198-217o292-317i338-362o368-386i398-417o429-451i458-482o497-517i576-595o607-629i);~go_component: GO:0016020 - membrane [Evidence IEA];~go_component: GO:0016021 - integral component of membrane [Evidence IEA];~go_function: GO:0015204 - urea transmembrane transporter activity [Evidence IEA];~go_function: GO:0022857 - transmembrane transporter activity [Evidence IEA];~go_process: GO:0055085 - transmembrane transport [Evidence IEA];~go_process: GO:0071918 - urea transmembrane transport [Evidence IEA]) encodes MSGQVPPPLPQGAGYGVVVGLGVAFALGMVWVTRMLKKTFNEDANSTETFMVANRTIGTGLTSCAVISSWLYSSALLGATLLTYNYGLALGVWWGASASTMITLMAFLAIQAKRRAPNAHTLLEIIKVRYGKSAHQLWIFLCLLNNTFVFTSMVVGSSTSVSALTGMDVVASSYLLPLGVAVYTYFGGLKATFLTDYVHTFIIMIILCWFTIKVIAVNEIGSIGALFDAVVAADKEKPVAGNYQGSHLTMRSEQCLYFGLLHITGNIGGVLMDTGFWQKGFSADFEAAVPGYVLGGVASFSVPWTFGTIVGLAALALEKTSAWPTFPNPMTSSEVSAGLVLPYVAQAVAGKAGAGAILVTIFMSTTSIASAQMIATSSIISFDIYGTYVNKTPTNSQLLRWSHIGVVATSLFISTLATAFHKGGVDMSWLLYMIGLFTCPGVFPTCFALLWKRQTKQAAIISPIVGMACGLAVWFGSAYAYYGEITIAATGGTLPCLFGTITSFFVPLPTTVIISLLQKHEFDWAVLGRIEQVTTDEGSAEDKAHGTDQNREVNTETEQPLFTPEKAKYLKRMSRWAAFWVIFTVTGHALLWPLPMFGSRMVFSKSFFIAWVVISLIWLWFTLVVAIFYPLIDGGLKQMWAVLRVARKKLLREDASPSSGTGFQGTVIENRALDSSAEQVGVLAKV; translated from the exons ATGTCAGGCCAAGTACCTCCTCCTCTACCTCAGGGTGCAGGATATGGCGTCGTTGTCGGCCTTGGAGTGGCCTTTGCCCTCG GCATGGTTTGGGTCACCAGAATGTTGAAAAAGACGTTCAATGAGGACGCCAACAGCACCGAAACGTTCATGGTTGCTAATCGGACCATTGGTACGGGCCTTACGTCTTGCGCGGTGATATCGTCCTGGCTGTACAGCTCGGCCTTACTGGGCGCGACCCTCTTGACATACAACTACGGCCTCGCCCTTGGTGTCTGGTGGGGAGCGTCAGCCAGCACGATGATAACGCTGATGGCGTTTCTTGCCATCCAAGCGAAGCGACGTGCTCCCAACGCCCATACGCTCCTGGAGATCATCAAGGTGCGATACGGCAAGTCCGCGCACCAGCTCTGGATCTTTCTCTGCCTGTTGAATAACACGTTTGTGTTCACGAGTATGGTTGTCGGATCGAGTACAAGTGTCAGTGCATTGACGGGCATGGACGTTGTTGCGTCCTCGTACTTGCTTCCTCTCGGGGTGGCTGTATACACCTACTTTGGTGGGCTGAAGGCGACGTTTCTGACGGACTACGTGCACACGTTCATCATCATGATCATCCTCTGCTGGTTCACCATCAAGGTCATCGCCGTGAATGAAATCGGATCCATCGGGGCGCTAttcgacgccgtcgtcgcAGCCGATAAAGAGAAGCCCGTCGCTGGCAACTACCAGGGCTCCCATCTCACCATGCGCAGCGAGCAATGCTTGTACTTCGGCCTCCTGCATATCACCGGCAACATCGGCGGCGTCCTCATGGACACAGGGTTCTGGCAGAAGGGATTCTCCGCGGACTTCGAGGCCGCAGTCCCAGGATACgtcctcggcggcgtcgCTTCATTCTCCGTGCCCTGGACCTTTGGCACCATCGTCGGCCTCGCAGCCCTAGCCCTCGAGAAGACATCTGCATGGCCGACATTCCCTAACCCCATGACCTCCAGCGAAGTCAGCGCAGGTCTCGTCCTCCCATACGTCGCGCAAGCAGTGGCAGGCAaggccggcgccggcgctATCCTAGTCACAATCTTCATGTCCACGACCTCCATCGCCTCAGCCCAGATGATCGCAACCAGCTCCATCATCTCCTTCGACATCTACGGGACATACGTCAACAAGACACCCACAAACTCCCAGCTCCTTCGGTGGTCGCATATTGGCGTCGTCGCTACATCCTTGTTCATCTCCACCCTCGCAACAGCCTTCCACAAGGGCGGCGTCGACATGTCGTGGCTGCTCTACATGATCGGCCTATTCACCTGCCCCGGCGTGTTCCCGACATGCTTCGCCCTCCTCTGGAAACGCCAGACAAAACAAGCAGCTATCATCTCCCCCATCGTGGGCATGGCCTGTGGACTAGCTGTCTGGTTCGGATCTGCTTATGCCTACTACGGCGAGATCACTATCGCCGCGACGGGGGGGACACTGCCCTGTCTCTTCGGGACTATCACCTCATTCTTCGTCCCGCTTCCAACCACGGTTATTATCTCGCTGCTGCAGAAGCATGAATTCGACTGGGCTGTTCTTGGGCGCATTGAGCAGGTTACCACGGATGAGGGCTCGGCCGAAGACAAAGCCCATGGCACTGACCAGAACAGAGAAGTAAATACAGAAACAGAACAGCCACTCTTCACACCTGAAAAAGCCAAGTATCTCAAGCGCATGAGCCGCTGGGCTGCGTTCTGGGTTATCTTTACAGTCACCGGTCATGCCCTGCTCTGGCCGCTGCCGATGTTTGGATCGAGAATGGTATTCTCGAAAAGT TTCTTCATCGCCTGGGTCGTCATCTCGCTGATCTGGCTGTGGTTTACCCTCGTCGTGGCGATCTTCTATCCGCTTATTGATGGCGGGCTGAAGCAGATGTGGGCTGTTCTCCGTGTTGCCAGGAAGAAACTGTTGCGTGAAGATGCTAGCCCTAGCTCTGGTACTGGATTTCAGGGAACGGTTATTGAAAACAGGGCGCTGGATTCCTCTGCGGAGCAGGTTGGTGTTTTGGCGAAGGTTTGA
- a CDS encoding putative ABC bile acid transporter (COG:Q;~EggNog:ENOG410PHP4;~InterPro:IPR017871,IPR027417,IPR003593,IPR011527, IPR003439,IPR036640;~PFAM:PF00005,PF00664;~TransMembrane:18 (i27-49o105-127i139-158o170-189i201-220o240-261i302-328o348-366i472-494o500-519i579-606o612-631i999-1023o1082-1099i1157-1178o1184-1204i1269-1292o1298-1318i);~go_component: GO:0016021 - integral component of membrane [Evidence IEA];~go_function: GO:0005524 - ATP binding [Evidence IEA];~go_function: GO:0016887 - ATPase activity [Evidence IEA];~go_function: GO:0042626 - ATPase-coupled transmembrane transporter activity [Evidence IEA];~go_process: GO:0055085 - transmembrane transport [Evidence IEA]): protein MIPQCDGPVWAIDDLSRCFQRRYLQEILPLSACAVSLLLIVTRVAYHYVFSRKSFSYTLLPSDDAGNTQDSREAEDLAEESDPMLLKAARLEQPHFELDRPRGEIAFVALEAAALVGEVVVLVLVLSSDAWGHDGRVSAVARLTSWSYLLFLVLVRLLLSVRHLHSSARLWNHTATLYGLQWLFTVFVFRSSVIHPISKRGMTLSAIEFSLSSFLLLLALTTRRGNKSVLVPHEEGLEPARHPLASLLSLATFSWLDPLILKGYRQALELEDVWNLTASQKASTVLEDFRRKQYKGPLVVKLLRYFSGTILIQGAWTIFSNLFTYLPTLLLKAILEYVEDPRSTTRNAAWLYAVLLFVSAATQGIADGQSLWIGRRMGVKLRAIIIGEIYAKALRRKAGPSTDAAANASDEKVPDKKKRRFLSFGRKKKKAATDPENDTSNKKESVEDVDASANIGTIINLMAIDSFKVSEVGAYLHFLWASVPTQIIIAVTLLYSLLGFSSFAGIIMMVLMLPINLIIAKKFSKLQNQILKGTDARIHSTNEILQNIRIIKYFSWEERFQDIVNEKRRAELRALKYRYVLWSTAATIWYGTPIMITFASFFLYTVVEGKKLTPSIAFPALSMFSLLRIPLDQLADMVAHVQESKVSLDRVDKYLNEDETDKYKQLADEDASEPRIALENATLTWGTGKKNQNGEQDETFRLIDVDVEFLIGKLNIIAGQTGSGKTSLLMALLGEMKLLEGRVYLPGGTANRAELPVDPRTGLIESVAYCAQEAWLVNDTIKENITFASPFDECRYNAVIKACALERDLQILDSGDETLVGEKGIGLSGGQKQRISLARAIYSKARHILLDDCLSAVDSHTAKHIFREALSGPLMMNRTCILVTHNIALTAPYADLIVAVDNGKISFNGRPDEPGASKALGEELIKSRPGSRASSTPARSRRPSDLALDTHATNGTTNGTPGKTVQKSATAKSRLAEAKSVGSIKWPIIKMYLLAMGPWYYWVVAAVVFTLQQLGSVSTNIWIRQWANSYGTDEVKVDNEGTYAAMSQFKLPSFNVLSVPRSFSLAPQLGTQATDSGNDVNVTYYLGIYALLGVLYIAISATREGVLFWGSLHASRKIHKRLLKTVMHAKFKFFDSTPLGQLMNRFSKDVEAIDQEVAPVAIGALHSLASVIMIVILISIITPGFLVAAVFITMVYFALGAVYLNASRDMKRLESVQRSPLYQQFGETLNGIVTIRAYGDGPRFLVDNHQRINSYNRPHIYLWAANRWLAFRVDITGALVSFVTASFILLNIGKIDAGAAGLSLTYAVTFTENVLWLVRLYSEVQQSMNSVERVKEYLDVEQEAPPVIEDARPPADWPTHGTVQFSSYTTRYRTDLDPVLREVSFTVQSGEKVGIVGRTGAGKSSLALALFRGLEAENGQINIDGVDIGSIGLKDLREAITIVPQDPTLFTGTIRSNLDPFGHFTDEQIFTAIRRVHLISSGTSGTATPMTASTLTLCSTPTSETNAAPGPILDNKNIFHNLESPVSESGSNLSQGQRQLLCLARALLKNPKVLMMDEATASIDYTTDAKIQETLRELRDNTIITIAHRLQTIIDYDKVLVLDHGQVVEFDHPWTLVNKNGGLFRSMCENSGNMDTLLDLAKKAWDQKRFVFDDHA, encoded by the exons ATGATCCCGCAATGCGACGGGCCCGTATGGGCAATCGATGATCTTTCTCGCTGTTTTCAACGCAG ATATTTGCAAGAAATCTTACCGCTTTCCGCATGTGCCGTTTCGCTTCTACTGATCGTGACCCGCGTTGCCTATCATTATGTCTTCTCACGAAAGAGCTTCTCATACACACTTCTCCCGAGCGATGATGCTGGAAATACACAGGATTCAAGGGAAGCCGAAGACCTGGCGGAGGAGTCGGACCCAATGCTCCTCAAAGCCGCCCGACTTGAGCAGCCGCATTTCGAGCTCGACCGCCCCCGCGGCGAGATCGCCTTCGTTGCCTTGGAAGCTGCGGCTTTAGTTGGAGAGGTCGTCGTGCTTGTGCTGGTTCTGTCGTCAGATGCCTGGGGCCACGATGGCCGTGTTTCGGCTGTGGCTCGGTTGACTTCCTGGAGTTATCTGCTGTTCCTGGTTCTGGTACGACTGCTCCTCTCGGTCCGCCATCTGCATTCGTCGGCTAGACTCTGGAACCATACGGCTACACTCTATGGACTACAGTGGCTATTCACTGTATTCGTGTTCCGGTCGTCCGTCATTCACCCTATATCGAAGCGCGGCATGACTTTATCCGCGATCGAATTCTCGTTGTCGAgcttccttctgctgctcgctTTAACTACGCGGAGAGGAAACAAATCCGTTCTAGTTCCTCATGAGGAAGGGTTGGAACCCGCCAGGCATCCACTTGCGAGCTTACTGTCCTTGGCGACGTTTTCTTGGTTGGACCCGCTCATTCTCAAGGGCTATCGACAAGCGCTCGAGTTGGAAGACGTCTGGAATCTGACCGCGTCGCAAAAGGCTTCTACGGTTCTGGAGGATTTCCGTCGGAAACAGTACAAGGGCCCTTTGGTAGTCAAGCTGCTGCGCTACTTTTCTGGTACTATTTTGATACAAGGTGCATGGACTATATTCTCCAACCTATTCACATACTTGCCCACTCTTCTTCTTAAGGCTATCCTGGAGTATGTCGAGGATCCGAGATCAACCACGCGAAATGCCGCCTGGCTGTATGCCGTGCTTCTGTTTGTATCAGCAGCTACGCAGGGTATTGCCGACGGGCAATCTCTCTGGATCGGTCGCCGGATGGGCGTGAAGCTTCGCGCCATTATAATCGGTGAGATCTATGCCAAGGCGCTGAGACGAAAGGCCGGACCCTCGACCGATGCAGCTGCAAATGCAAGTGATGAAAAGGTTCCCGACAAAAAGAAGCGAcgcttcctctcttttggccgtaagaagaagaaggccgccaCCGACCCGGAGAACGATACCTCCAACAAGAAGGAGTCTGTGGAAGACGTTGATGCATCTGCCAATATCGGAACCATCATCAACCTTATGGCCATCGATTCTTTCAAGGTTAGCGAAGTGGGTGCCTATCTACACTTTCTCTGGGCCAGTGTGCCCACGCAGATTATCATTGCGGTTACTCTTCTATATAGCTTGCTGGGTTTCAGTTCTTTCGCTGGTATCATCATGATGGTTCTCATGCTTCCCATTAACCTGATCATCGCCAAGAAGTTTTCGAAGCTGCAGAACCAAATTCTGAAAGGAACCGACGCGCGCATTCACTCGACGAACGAGATTCTTCAGAATATTCGCATCATCAAGTACTTTTCATGGGAGGAACGATTCCAGGACATTGTAAACGAAAAGCGCCGAGCTGAACTTCGAGCTTTGAAGTACCGCTATGTTCTCTGGTCTACTGCAGCTACCATTTGGTATGGGACACCGATTATGATCACCTTCgcctcgttcttcctctACACTGTGGTCGAAGGGAAGAAATTGACCCCCTCTATTGCGTTCCCGGCCCTTTCCATGTTCTCTCTGCTCCGTATCCCTCTGGACCAGCTCGCCGACATGGTGGCGCACGTGCAGGAATCGAAGGTTTCCCTGGATCGTGTTGACAAATACCTCAACGAAGACGAAACAGATAAGTACAAGCAGCTAGCAGATGAGGACGCCTCGGAGCCTAGGATTGCCCTGGAAAATGCCACCCTCACTTGGGGAACCGGCAAGAAGAATCAAAATGGCGAGCAAGACGAGACCTTCCGTTTAATCGACGTCGACGTGGAGTTTTTAATCGGAAAGTTGAACATCATTGCTGGTCAGACTGGCTCAGGGAAGACATCTTTGTTGATGGCTTTACTGGGAGAAATGAAGCTTCTGGAAGGAAGGGTTTATCTGCCTGGGGGCACAGCTAACCGAGCCGAGTTGCCCGTTGATCCCCGTACAGGTCTCATTGAGAGCGTGGCTTACTGTGCGCAGGAAGCATGGCTTGTCAACGACACCATCAAGGAAAACATCACCTTTGCCTCCCCGTTTGACGAGTGCCGTTATAATGCCGTGATCAAGGCCTGCGCTTTGGAGCGTGATTTGCAAATTTTGGATTCGGGTGATGAAACCCTTGTTGGAGAGAAGGGCATTGGTCTGTCCGGTGGACAAAAGCAGAGAATTTCTCTTGCCCGTGCCATCTACAGCAAGGCCCGTCACATTCTTCTGGATGATTGTCTCAGCGCTGTTGACTCACACACTGCCAAACACATCTTCCGAGAGGCACTGAGTGGCCCTCTGATGATGAACCGGACTTGTATTCTTGTGACCCACAATATTGCCCTGACTGCTCCTTATGCCGACTTGATCGTTGCCGTTGATAATGGTAAGATTAGCTTCAATGGCCGACCAGACGAGCCGGGGGCTTCCAAGGCTCTTGGTGAGGAACTCATCAAGTCACGGCCCGGGTCTCGGGCTAGCTCTACTCCCGCTCGATCTCGCAGACCCTCCGATCTCGCCCTCGATACTCACGCTACTAATGGTACAACTAACGGAACTCCCGGTAAAACGGTCCAAAAATCAGCTACAGCCAAGTCTAGGTTGGCAGAGGCGAAGTCTGTTGGCAGCATCAAATGGCCAATCATCAAGATGTATCTTCTCGCCATGGGGCCCTGGTATTACTGGGTGGTTGCGGCCGTTGTCTTTACTCTGCAGCAACTCGGCTCTGTGTCGACCAACATCTGGATTCGACAGTGGGCAAACTCGTATGGGACTGACGAGGTCAAAGTTGATAACGAGGGTACCTATGCTGCTATGTCCCAATTCAAGCTCCCGTCGTTCAACGTTCTCAGTGTCCCACGTTCTTTTAGCCTAGCGCCTCAGCTTGGTACGCAGGCGACGGACTCTGGCAACGATGTGAACGTCACGTACTACCTTGGTATTTATGCTCTGCTAGGTGTCCTCTACATCGCCATCTCGGCAACCAGGGAAGGTGTACTGTTTTGGGGCTCCTTGCACGCGTCTCGCAAAATCCACAAGCGTCTTCTCAAGACAGTCATGCACGCCAAGTTCAAGTTCTTCGATTCGACACCACTTGGTCAGCTCATGAACCGGTTCTCCAAGGACGTTGAAGCCATTGATCAAGAAGTTGCGCCTGTCGCGATTGGTGCGCTCCACAGTTTGGCATCCGTCATTATGATTGTGATTTTGATCTCGATCATCACCCCTGGATTTTTGGTGGCCGCCGTTTTCATCACAATGGTCTACTTCGCCCTGGGAGCCGTGTATCTGAACGCGTCTCGTGATATGAAGCGTCTGGAGTCCGTCCAGCGGAGCCCGTTGTATCAACAATTCGGTGAGACACTTAACGGTATTGTGACTATCCGCGCTTACGGCGATGGCCCGAGATTCCTTGTCGACAACCACCAGCGTATTAATTCCTACAATCGACCTCACATCTATCTCTGGGCTGCGAATAGATGGCTTGCGTTCCGTGTTGATATCACCGGAGCCCTGGTGTCCTTTGTGACCGCGTCGTTTATCCTATTGAACATTGGAAAAATTGATGCAGGTGCCGCGGGTCTTTCCCTGACATACGCGGTGACATTCACGGAGAACGTCTTGTGGTTGGTTCGTCTCTACTCCGAGGTTCAACAAAGCATGAACTCTGTCGAGCGAGTTAAGGAGTACCTAGATGTGGAACAGGAAGCGCCTCCAGTCATCGAGGATGCACGGCCGCCTGCCGACTGGCCTACTCACGGCACTGTCCAGTTTTCCAGTTATACCACTCGATACCGCACCGACCTTGATCCAGTGCTGCGCGAAGTCTCATTTACAGTGCAGTCAGGAGAAAAGGTTGGAATTGTTGGTCGTACTGGTGCCGGAAAGAGTTCTCTTGCCCTCGCTCTTTTCCGCGGCCTGGAGGCTGAGAATGGACAAATCAACATCGATGGCGTAGACATTGGCAGTATTGGATTGAAGGACTTGCGAGAAGCCATTACTATCGTTCCTCAAGACCCGACTCTCTTTACTGGAACGATCAGAAGTAACCTGGATCCGTTTGGTCACTTTACCGACGAGCAAATCTTCACTGCCATCCGCCGTGTGCATCTAATCAGCTCCGGGACCTCTGGCACGGCGACACCGATGACGGCCAGCACTTTGACCCTCTGCTCGACCCCCACGTCTGAAACTAACGCAGCTCCTGGCCCTATCCTCGACAACAAGAACATCTTCCACAACCTCGAGAGCCCTGTATCCGAGTCTGGTTCCAACCTGTCCCAAGGCCAACGACAACTGTTGTGCCTTGCCCGAGCTCTCCTCAAGAACCCCAAGGTCCTGATGATGGACGAAGCCACCGCCTCTATTGACTATACAACAGACGCCAAGATCCAAGAGACCCTCCGTGAGCTCCGCGACAACACAATCATCACCATCGCTCATCGTTTGCAAACAATCATTGACTACGACAAGGTCCTGGTCCTTGACCACGGCCAGGTGGTCGAATTCGACCATCCCTGGACTCTTGTCAACAAGAACGGCGGCCTTTTCCGCAGCATGTGCGAGAACAGCGGAAACATGGATACGTTACTGGAcctggcgaagaaggcgtGGGACCAGAAGCGCTTCGTTTTTGATGATCATGCTTAG